In one Micromonospora polyrhachis genomic region, the following are encoded:
- a CDS encoding ABC transporter ATP-binding protein translates to MTAAPAVPLPAVSAEASTGHLQLDALTKQFTSRSGTVTAVDAVTLDVKPGEFITLLGPSGCGKTTTLRMVAGFEDATGGRILLDDKVIDDIPPQRRPMAMVFQSYALFPHMTVAENISYGLRLQKRTKEEIATSMRMALTSMNLVGLEERSPHELSGGQQQRVALARALVVQPKVLLFDEPLSNLDAKLRDAMRAEIRRIQKMFGITSIYVTHDQDEAMSMSDRIVVMNKGKVEQVATPGEIYARPASVFVADFIGRANFIEAVPENITDGRATVSVLGRQMTVPTHPKVAAGSVGAYLMVRPETAALTPVTDGGNGIGVVLRSTFHGPSIDYEVETTGGTITVTEAGRDPQDALSEGTNVDLAFDPERAYLLTRE, encoded by the coding sequence ATGACCGCCGCGCCTGCCGTGCCCCTTCCCGCCGTGTCGGCCGAGGCCAGCACCGGGCACCTGCAGCTCGACGCGCTCACCAAGCAGTTCACCAGCCGTTCCGGTACGGTGACCGCGGTCGACGCCGTCACGCTCGACGTCAAACCGGGGGAGTTCATCACCCTGCTCGGCCCCTCCGGTTGTGGCAAGACCACGACCCTGCGGATGGTGGCCGGGTTCGAGGACGCCACCGGCGGCCGGATCCTGCTCGATGACAAGGTCATCGACGACATCCCGCCGCAGCGGCGACCGATGGCGATGGTGTTCCAGAGCTACGCGTTGTTCCCGCACATGACCGTGGCGGAGAACATCTCGTACGGGCTGCGCCTCCAGAAGCGTACGAAGGAGGAGATCGCCACCAGCATGCGCATGGCGCTGACCAGCATGAACCTGGTCGGCCTCGAAGAGCGCAGCCCACACGAACTCTCCGGCGGCCAGCAGCAGCGGGTCGCGCTGGCCCGTGCCCTGGTGGTGCAGCCGAAGGTGCTGCTCTTCGACGAGCCGCTGTCCAACCTCGACGCGAAGCTGCGTGACGCGATGCGGGCCGAGATCCGCCGCATCCAGAAGATGTTCGGCATCACCAGCATCTACGTCACCCACGACCAGGACGAGGCGATGAGCATGTCCGACCGGATCGTGGTGATGAACAAGGGCAAGGTCGAGCAGGTGGCCACCCCGGGAGAGATCTACGCCCGGCCAGCCAGTGTCTTCGTCGCCGACTTCATCGGTCGGGCCAACTTCATCGAGGCGGTGCCGGAGAACATCACCGATGGCCGGGCCACGGTGAGCGTGCTCGGTCGGCAGATGACCGTACCCACCCACCCGAAGGTGGCGGCCGGCTCGGTCGGTGCCTACCTGATGGTGCGGCCGGAGACCGCCGCGTTGACCCCGGTCACCGATGGTGGCAACGGTATCGGTGTCGTCTTGCGCTCGACGTTCCACGGGCCGTCCATCGACTACGAGGTGGAGACGACCGGCGGCACCATCACGGTGACCGAGGCCGGTCGGGACCCGCAGGACGCGTTGTCCGAGGGGACCAACGTCGACCTGGCCTTCGACCCGGAGCGGGCCTACCTGCTCACCCGGGAGTGA
- a CDS encoding ABC transporter permease — MTTLLSDREVVTVPEVTPPRRRRRRHRDVGIRVLIAISVVLVAIGAIVPLVAVLATAFGPDALPRYAEFFTSSVDLGILRNTLVLGLLVGLFGTALGFLFAFVQARLDVPGKKILHIIAMMPIVSPPFAVATATVVLYGRRGVISNGLFGLEYDIYGLDGLVFVLSLSLFPVAYQGLLGMMRALDPALEEAAMNMGASRWQIMRRVILPLLAPGLVAPFLLLFVEAIADLANPLVLGGDYTVLASRAYLAVTGEYDTTSAAVYCVILLVPSLAMYFAQRWWLNRKVRTTITGRPSGSVHLITGWSRWPIYGLAVFAALIIVSLYGTVIIGSVTKVFGVDNTFTLQYLEEVILGVGLEAVLDTLTFAIIATPIAAIVGLVIAWLVVRHLRYTAWLLDLGGTLGVAVPGTVLGIGFVLAYRPDRWVGDFVAFPSLVGGSAIAGGAVAIILAYVVRSVPAGQRIAVGALSQMHPYIEQASTDLGASPMQTFRWVTLPLIRPALLAGLSYSFARSMTSVSTIVLLVTPETKIITSQVLSAASTGRYGVAFAYCTVLTALVLAAFGLIHLIVGGGATLQRTAKSERQKR; from the coding sequence ATGACCACTCTGCTGTCCGACCGCGAGGTGGTCACCGTACCTGAGGTGACCCCTCCGCGGCGGCGGCGGCGTCGGCACCGCGACGTGGGCATCCGTGTCCTGATCGCCATCAGCGTCGTGCTGGTGGCGATCGGCGCGATCGTCCCGCTGGTCGCGGTGCTCGCAACGGCCTTCGGGCCGGACGCGCTGCCCCGCTACGCGGAGTTCTTCACCTCCTCCGTCGACCTTGGCATTCTGCGTAACACGCTGGTGCTCGGCCTGCTCGTCGGCCTCTTCGGCACCGCGCTGGGCTTCCTCTTCGCGTTCGTCCAGGCCCGTCTGGACGTACCGGGAAAGAAGATCCTGCACATCATCGCCATGATGCCGATCGTCAGCCCGCCGTTCGCGGTGGCCACCGCCACCGTCGTGCTGTACGGCCGGCGCGGCGTCATCAGCAACGGTCTCTTCGGCCTCGAGTACGACATCTACGGCCTCGACGGCCTGGTGTTCGTGCTGTCGCTGTCGCTGTTCCCGGTCGCCTACCAGGGTCTGCTCGGCATGATGCGGGCGTTGGACCCGGCGCTGGAAGAAGCGGCGATGAACATGGGTGCCAGCCGCTGGCAGATCATGCGCAGGGTGATCCTGCCGCTGCTGGCACCGGGCCTGGTCGCCCCGTTCCTGCTGCTCTTCGTCGAGGCGATCGCCGACCTGGCCAACCCGCTGGTGCTCGGTGGCGACTACACGGTGCTGGCCAGCCGCGCCTACCTGGCGGTGACCGGCGAGTACGACACCACCAGCGCCGCGGTCTACTGTGTGATCCTGCTGGTGCCGTCGCTGGCGATGTACTTCGCCCAGCGGTGGTGGCTCAACCGCAAGGTGCGTACCACCATCACCGGCCGTCCGTCCGGCAGCGTCCACCTGATCACCGGCTGGAGCCGGTGGCCGATCTACGGCCTGGCGGTCTTCGCCGCCCTGATCATCGTCAGCCTCTACGGCACGGTGATCATCGGCTCGGTGACCAAGGTCTTCGGCGTCGACAACACGTTCACCCTGCAGTACCTCGAAGAGGTCATCCTCGGGGTGGGGCTCGAGGCGGTGCTCGACACGCTGACCTTCGCCATCATCGCCACTCCGATCGCGGCCATCGTCGGCCTGGTCATCGCCTGGCTGGTGGTGCGCCACCTGCGCTACACCGCCTGGCTGCTCGACCTCGGCGGCACCCTCGGCGTCGCGGTGCCCGGTACGGTGCTGGGTATCGGGTTCGTGCTGGCCTACCGGCCGGACCGCTGGGTCGGTGACTTCGTGGCCTTCCCCAGCCTGGTCGGCGGCAGTGCGATCGCCGGCGGCGCGGTGGCCATCATCCTGGCGTACGTCGTTCGGAGCGTACCGGCCGGCCAACGCATCGCGGTCGGGGCGCTTTCCCAGATGCACCCGTACATCGAGCAGGCGTCGACGGACCTCGGGGCCAGCCCGATGCAGACGTTCCGCTGGGTGACCCTGCCGCTGATCCGGCCGGCCCTGCTCGCCGGTCTCAGCTACAGCTTCGCCCGAAGTATGACGTCGGTGTCGACCATCGTCCTGCTGGTCACCCCCGAAACGAAGATCATCACATCGCAGGTGCTCAGCGCCGCCAGCACCGGCCGGTACGGGGTGGCGTTCGCCTACTGCACCGTGCTGACCGCACTCGTGTTGGCTGCCTTCGGGCTGATCCACCTGATCGTCGGCGGGGGCGCCACCCTGCAACGCACCGCCAAGTCTGAAAGGCAGAAACGATGA